In the Gymnodinialimonas sp. 202GB13-11 genome, one interval contains:
- the nirB gene encoding nitrite reductase large subunit NirB, with protein MGKERLVVIGAGMASGRVLEHLTEAAPDAFDITLFNAEPRGNYNRIMLSPVLAGDQTYADIVTHDEGWYAERSIATRFGEKVLEIDREAKVVVGENGHVPYDKLIFGTGSNPFMIPLPGHDLEGVIAYRDLEDTECMMDLKAGQKCVVIGGGLLGLEAAAGMAARGVDVTVVHIMGHLMERQLDEAAGYLLRKSLEDKGITIKLQANSKEIVGEDGKVCALMLDDGTELPCELLVMAVGIRPNVALAQAAGLAVGNGIHVDDQMCTSDADVFAVGECVEHQGAIFGLVAPLYDQAKVLAQSLLGEEAAFVQKSLSTKLKVTGCDLFSAGDFADGEGREDIVFRDPSRGVYKRLVIEENRLVGAVMYGDTADGSWYFGLIRDGTDIEEMRETLIFGPAYQGGDTADPLSAVAALPLDAEICGCNGVCKGTVVEAIEGGAGDLGAVRATTKASASCGTCTGLVEQLLQVTLGDDFEMPTAQPVCGCTDHTHEDVRRLIKTMPLKSQEAVWQELGWSTRNGCHVCRPAINFYLLADWPLDYQDDPQSRFINERKHANIQKDGTFSVVPRMWGGITNPTELRAIADAADKYKVPTVKVTGGQRIDLLGVKGEDLPAIWADLNKAGLVSGHAYSKGLRTVKTCVGTDHCRFGTQDSTGLGIKLEQALWGSWTPHKVKLGVSGCPRNCAEATCKDVGIICVDSGYQVGVAGAAGMDVKETERLIDVATEAEAIDVTVAFVQLYRENAKYLDRPYKWVAKVGLDWVKERINDLDERARLIEAFELSQSIYRKDPWAEHAAEKAERYQPLADLTLEAAE; from the coding sequence ATGGGCAAAGAGAGACTCGTAGTGATTGGGGCGGGCATGGCCTCAGGCCGTGTGCTGGAGCATCTGACAGAGGCCGCCCCGGACGCCTTCGACATCACGCTGTTCAACGCGGAGCCTCGGGGCAACTACAATCGCATCATGCTGTCGCCGGTGCTTGCGGGCGACCAGACCTACGCCGATATCGTGACCCATGATGAGGGTTGGTACGCAGAGCGGAGCATCGCCACGCGGTTCGGAGAGAAGGTGCTGGAGATCGACCGTGAGGCGAAGGTCGTTGTGGGCGAGAACGGCCATGTTCCCTACGACAAGCTGATCTTTGGGACTGGATCGAACCCGTTCATGATCCCGCTGCCTGGCCATGATCTGGAGGGGGTGATCGCCTACCGCGATCTGGAAGATACGGAATGCATGATGGACCTCAAGGCCGGTCAGAAATGCGTCGTGATCGGTGGGGGGCTTTTGGGCCTTGAGGCTGCTGCGGGCATGGCCGCGCGAGGCGTTGATGTCACCGTCGTACATATCATGGGCCACCTGATGGAGCGGCAGTTGGATGAAGCGGCGGGTTACCTGCTGCGCAAGTCGCTGGAAGATAAGGGCATCACGATCAAGCTTCAGGCGAACTCCAAGGAGATCGTGGGCGAAGACGGCAAAGTCTGCGCGTTGATGCTGGACGATGGCACGGAATTGCCCTGCGAGCTGCTGGTCATGGCGGTCGGCATCCGGCCCAACGTTGCACTGGCGCAAGCCGCGGGTCTCGCCGTGGGCAATGGCATCCATGTGGATGATCAGATGTGCACCAGCGACGCGGATGTGTTTGCCGTGGGCGAGTGCGTGGAGCATCAGGGCGCGATCTTCGGCCTTGTCGCGCCGCTTTATGATCAGGCGAAGGTTCTGGCGCAGTCGCTTCTCGGTGAAGAGGCTGCGTTTGTGCAGAAGTCACTCAGCACCAAGCTGAAGGTGACGGGCTGCGACCTGTTCAGCGCCGGTGACTTCGCGGATGGCGAGGGGCGCGAAGACATCGTTTTTCGCGACCCATCGCGCGGCGTCTACAAGCGACTTGTTATAGAAGAAAATAGGCTCGTCGGCGCGGTCATGTATGGCGACACGGCCGATGGCAGTTGGTACTTTGGCCTAATCCGCGATGGCACCGATATCGAAGAGATGCGGGAGACGCTGATCTTTGGCCCTGCCTATCAGGGGGGCGATACTGCGGACCCTCTCTCAGCCGTTGCAGCCTTGCCGCTTGATGCGGAGATCTGTGGCTGCAACGGCGTTTGCAAAGGGACCGTCGTTGAGGCGATTGAGGGCGGTGCAGGTGATCTGGGCGCGGTGCGCGCGACGACCAAGGCCAGCGCCTCCTGCGGGACCTGTACGGGGCTGGTGGAGCAGTTGTTGCAAGTCACGCTGGGCGATGACTTCGAAATGCCAACGGCGCAGCCGGTTTGCGGCTGCACCGATCACACGCACGAGGATGTGCGGCGGCTGATAAAGACGATGCCGCTGAAGTCGCAGGAGGCGGTCTGGCAAGAGCTTGGCTGGAGCACGCGCAACGGCTGCCATGTCTGCCGTCCGGCGATCAACTTCTACCTGCTGGCCGATTGGCCGCTGGATTATCAGGACGATCCGCAATCGCGGTTCATCAACGAGCGTAAGCACGCGAATATCCAGAAGGATGGGACGTTCAGCGTGGTGCCGCGCATGTGGGGTGGGATCACGAACCCGACCGAATTGCGCGCCATTGCCGATGCGGCTGACAAATACAAAGTGCCGACCGTGAAAGTGACGGGCGGGCAGCGCATCGACCTGCTGGGTGTGAAGGGCGAGGACCTGCCCGCCATCTGGGCTGATCTGAACAAGGCCGGGCTGGTCTCGGGCCATGCCTATTCCAAGGGGCTGCGCACGGTGAAGACCTGTGTGGGCACGGATCATTGCCGGTTCGGGACGCAGGATTCGACGGGTCTGGGCATCAAGTTGGAGCAAGCGCTCTGGGGGTCCTGGACGCCGCACAAGGTGAAGCTTGGCGTCTCGGGCTGCCCGCGCAATTGCGCGGAGGCGACGTGTAAGGATGTGGGCATCATCTGTGTCGATAGTGGTTATCAGGTGGGTGTTGCGGGTGCTGCCGGTATGGACGTGAAAGAAACCGAACGGCTGATCGACGTGGCCACCGAGGCCGAGGCCATCGACGTGACCGTGGCGTTTGTTCAGCTCTACCGGGAGAACGCCAAGTACCTCGACCGGCCCTACAAATGGGTTGCGAAGGTGGGCCTCGACTGGGTGAAAGAGCGGATCAACGACCTGGACGAACGCGCGCGTTTGATCGAGGCGTTCGAGCTTTCGCAGTCGATCTATCGCAAGGATCCCTGGGCGGAACATGCCGCTGAGAAGGCAGAGCGCTATCAGCCGCTCGCTGACCTTACGCTGGAGGCGGCAGAATGA
- the nirD gene encoding nitrite reductase small subunit NirD yields MSWIDIGSIDDVPLRGARKLKTRLGCVAVFRTDTEEVFAASNTCPHKGGPLAEGIVHGQSVTCPLHNWVFDLNTGQAQGEDGQIATYPVRVDAGRILIDGTALAARSAA; encoded by the coding sequence ATGAGCTGGATCGACATTGGATCAATCGATGATGTGCCACTCAGGGGCGCGCGCAAGTTGAAGACGCGGTTGGGCTGTGTCGCTGTGTTCCGTACGGACACGGAAGAAGTCTTCGCGGCCTCCAATACCTGCCCCCACAAGGGCGGGCCACTGGCCGAGGGGATCGTGCATGGGCAATCGGTAACCTGCCCGTTGCACAACTGGGTTTTTGATCTGAACACAGGGCAGGCGCAAGGTGAGGACGGGCAGATTGCCACTTATCCCGTGCGGGTCGACGCCGGGCGCATCCTGATTGACGGGACGGCCTTGGCCGCACGGAGTGCCGCGTGA
- a CDS encoding molybdopterin-dependent oxidoreductase codes for MDGSPASPEVRSTCPYCGVGCGVLLRREGDGLAVRGDPAHPANYGRLCSKGTALGETVGLGHRLRAPIVGGVETGWDEALQLVADRFSDVARDHGPDATAFYVSGQLLTEDYYVANKLMKGFIRSANIDTNSRLCMASTVAGHKRAFGTDTVPGTYEDLDQADLVVLVGSNLAWCHPVLFQRVRASGAKVVVIDPRRTASCDGATLHLAIEPGADVALFNGLLRAIAERGAVDADFGAHTDGLDAALAAARADTATTGLSPEDERAFYDLWIGTEKVVTIFSQGVNQSTSGSDKVNAILNCHLATGRIGKPGMGPFSVTGQPNAMGGREVGGLANMLACHLDLENAEHRAAVQGFWNAGDLPQAAGLKAVDMFRAVGEGRIKALWIIHTNPAVSMPDADAVRDAISGCEFVVVSDVTGATDTARLADVLLPATAWAEKEGTVTNSDRTISRQRAVLPAPGHARPDWDILAEVGRRMGFETAFDYETPAEIFREHAALSGIAGAHFGRDFDISGLADLSDAEYDTLAPTRWPTTKSRTGGRFFADGRFFHPDGKARFVPVTTRSPAATPTPAYPYRLNSGRVRDQWHTMTRTGLSARLSGHLAEPYLDIHPQDAVALDINPADLVEVTSPHGMAILRARLTTDVQPGQMFAPMHWTGETAPTGRIDALVAPATDPVSGQPESKAAVVSVKRMQAAWYGFAVSTMPMRPESDYWAVAATPAGYRMELAGYTRPEEWDAAARALFGIEDAAAISVKDPARGTARIAFEQDGRITAALFVAPEPIAIMRDYIAGLPGTSAPANLTGRPPADVVDAGAILCACFGVGINTIVTAIETDGLLSVEAIGEALQAGTNCGSCRPELASLIARSQHREAAE; via the coding sequence ATGGATGGCAGTCCAGCCTCGCCTGAAGTTCGCTCGACCTGTCCCTATTGTGGGGTGGGCTGTGGCGTGTTGCTGCGGCGCGAGGGCGACGGGTTGGCGGTGCGCGGCGATCCAGCCCATCCGGCGAATTATGGGCGGCTCTGTTCTAAGGGCACGGCGTTGGGCGAGACAGTCGGCTTGGGTCACCGCTTGCGGGCACCGATAGTTGGCGGGGTCGAGACCGGTTGGGATGAGGCGCTGCAATTGGTGGCGGATCGGTTTAGCGACGTGGCGCGCGACCACGGCCCGGATGCGACGGCGTTTTACGTGTCGGGCCAGTTGCTGACTGAGGATTACTACGTCGCCAACAAGCTGATGAAAGGATTCATCAGGTCGGCTAATATCGACACGAATTCAAGGCTTTGCATGGCCTCGACGGTAGCGGGGCACAAGCGGGCCTTTGGCACGGATACCGTGCCGGGGACTTACGAGGATCTGGATCAAGCGGACCTGGTGGTTTTGGTCGGATCGAACCTCGCCTGGTGCCACCCCGTGCTGTTTCAGCGGGTCAGGGCGTCGGGCGCGAAGGTGGTGGTGATCGATCCACGGCGGACGGCATCTTGCGACGGGGCGACTCTGCATCTGGCGATTGAGCCGGGAGCGGATGTGGCGCTGTTCAATGGGTTGTTGCGTGCGATTGCCGAGCGGGGCGCGGTGGATGCAGATTTCGGCGCGCACACCGATGGATTGGACGCCGCACTTGCCGCTGCGCGCGCTGACACAGCGACGACAGGCCTGAGCCCTGAGGACGAGCGGGCTTTTTACGATCTGTGGATTGGGACCGAGAAGGTTGTCACGATCTTCAGTCAGGGTGTGAACCAGTCGACCAGCGGGTCGGATAAGGTCAACGCAATCCTGAATTGTCATCTGGCGACGGGGCGGATCGGGAAGCCGGGCATGGGACCGTTCTCCGTCACCGGGCAGCCCAATGCGATGGGCGGGCGAGAGGTGGGCGGGTTGGCCAATATGCTGGCCTGCCATCTGGATCTGGAAAACGCCGAACACCGCGCGGCGGTGCAGGGATTTTGGAACGCCGGTGATCTGCCGCAGGCCGCGGGCCTGAAGGCGGTGGATATGTTCCGGGCTGTGGGGGAGGGGCGCATCAAGGCGCTGTGGATCATCCACACCAATCCGGCCGTCTCGATGCCCGACGCGGATGCCGTGCGCGACGCGATTTCAGGCTGCGAGTTTGTCGTGGTCAGCGATGTCACGGGGGCCACGGACACGGCGCGGCTGGCCGATGTTCTGCTGCCTGCCACCGCTTGGGCGGAGAAGGAGGGCACAGTCACCAACTCTGACCGCACCATCAGCCGACAGCGCGCGGTTTTGCCGGCACCGGGACATGCGCGGCCGGATTGGGATATCCTGGCCGAAGTTGGTCGCCGAATGGGTTTTGAGACGGCTTTCGATTACGAAACGCCTGCTGAGATTTTTCGAGAGCATGCTGCACTGTCAGGCATTGCCGGAGCGCATTTTGGGCGGGATTTCGATATCTCAGGTCTCGCGGATCTGAGTGACGCCGAATACGACACACTCGCGCCTACGCGCTGGCCAACCACGAAGAGCCGCACCGGCGGTCGCTTCTTTGCGGATGGACGGTTCTTTCACCCTGACGGAAAGGCGCGGTTCGTGCCTGTTACCACGCGCTCACCCGCCGCCACGCCGACCCCGGCGTACCCTTACCGCCTCAACTCCGGTCGGGTCCGCGACCAATGGCATACGATGACGCGCACCGGCCTGAGCGCGCGCCTGTCCGGGCACCTGGCGGAGCCGTATTTGGATATTCATCCGCAGGATGCTGTCGCGTTAGACATCAACCCCGCCGATCTGGTTGAGGTCACAAGCCCGCATGGTATGGCGATCCTGCGCGCGCGACTGACCACAGATGTGCAACCTGGCCAGATGTTTGCACCTATGCACTGGACCGGTGAAACCGCCCCGACGGGTCGGATCGATGCGCTGGTGGCACCGGCAACGGACCCGGTTTCAGGCCAGCCGGAAAGCAAGGCTGCGGTTGTCTCGGTCAAGCGGATGCAAGCGGCCTGGTACGGCTTTGCGGTTTCAACCATGCCGATGCGGCCGGAAAGTGACTATTGGGCCGTCGCCGCCACTCCCGCCGGCTATCGCATGGAACTGGCAGGCTACACGCGCCCCGAGGAATGGGACGCCGCCGCAAGGGCGCTGTTTGGCATAGAGGATGCCGCCGCGATCTCAGTGAAAGATCCGGCCCGGGGCACAGCCCGCATTGCCTTTGAGCAGGACGGGCGCATCACGGCAGCCCTATTTGTGGCGCCTGAGCCGATTGCGATCATGCGCGACTATATCGCGGGTCTTCCCGGGACATCCGCCCCGGCCAATCTGACAGGCCGCCCCCCAGCGGATGTGGTCGATGCCGGCGCGATCCTTTGTGCGTGTTTCGGTGTCGGGATCAACACCATCGTCACGGCGATTGAGACGGACGGCCTGTTGAGCGTTGAGGCCATTGGCGAGGCCCTTCAGGCGGGCACAAATTGCGGCTCTTGCAGGCCGGAACTGGCCAGCCTGATCGCCCGCAGTCAGCACCGGGAGGCCGCGGAATGA
- a CDS encoding glycosyl transferase family protein, with the protein MSLAPFVAALGRGPGRSRSLTQAEATEAMDIMLSGGAAPEAVGALLMLLRMKGETAEEIAGFAGAAQAACPALPRADLDWPSYAAGRTRGLPWFLLSARLVALNGHRVMLHGWNGTDSAVRVHLKTAGIPVARTFGEVERALGNANIVYLPLEDLNPNLFRLLALRPVLGLRSCINTVARMANPGRASASVQGVFHPSYRLLQADAAQRLGWQALSVIKGGGGEFERHPGKAISAFGLRAGKSWEALHESLSTDTRRLAEVGAGSDLESIWSGAAHDGFAESIVIGTAALALDTLGSVDPLKAARDLWCARPTLLTEVAA; encoded by the coding sequence ATGAGCCTTGCACCTTTTGTCGCTGCGCTTGGACGCGGGCCGGGTCGGTCACGGTCGCTGACGCAAGCAGAAGCCACCGAGGCAATGGACATCATGCTGTCAGGTGGGGCCGCGCCCGAGGCGGTCGGTGCCCTGCTGATGCTGTTACGCATGAAGGGCGAGACGGCGGAAGAGATTGCGGGATTTGCCGGGGCGGCGCAGGCTGCTTGCCCGGCCCTGCCACGCGCCGATCTGGATTGGCCGTCCTATGCGGCGGGCCGCACGCGCGGCTTGCCGTGGTTTCTTCTGTCTGCCCGTTTGGTGGCGCTGAATGGGCATCGCGTGATGCTGCATGGCTGGAACGGGACGGATAGCGCGGTGCGCGTTCACCTTAAGACGGCGGGCATTCCCGTCGCCCGGACATTCGGTGAGGTGGAGCGCGCGTTGGGCAACGCCAATATCGTCTATTTGCCGTTGGAAGACTTGAATCCGAACCTGTTTCGCTTGCTTGCCTTGCGTCCGGTTCTTGGCCTGCGCTCATGCATCAACACAGTGGCGCGGATGGCGAACCCGGGCCGGGCCTCGGCCAGCGTGCAGGGTGTGTTCCACCCCTCCTACCGCCTGTTGCAGGCCGACGCAGCCCAACGCCTTGGTTGGCAGGCGTTGAGTGTCATCAAGGGCGGGGGCGGGGAGTTCGAACGCCATCCCGGTAAGGCGATATCGGCCTTTGGTTTGCGGGCAGGCAAGTCGTGGGAGGCGCTGCATGAAAGCCTGTCAACCGACACTCGGCGCTTGGCGGAAGTGGGCGCCGGTTCTGATCTGGAGTCGATCTGGTCGGGCGCAGCTCACGATGGTTTTGCCGAATCCATCGTGATCGGCACTGCTGCCTTGGCGCTCGACACGCTTGGATCGGTGGACCCGCTTAAAGCGGCCCGCGACCTGTGGTGCGCTCGTCCGACCCTGTTAACGGAGGTTGCCGCATGA
- the cysG gene encoding siroheme synthase CysG: protein MKSFPMFFRTSGRRIVIAGGGEQAAQKARLILKTDAQIVLAAPELDEELAALVADGRAEHHAQALTPEAFSGAAMAFIATGCPGWDAALHGLAKAAHCPVNVVDRPDLCDITTPSIVDRDPVVVAIGTEGTAPVLGRDLKTRIEQMLPANIGGLAALAGRLRPAVANHVPRAKRRAFWAWVFKSGPRDAWVRGAEREAAQQIKQAIATSAAPGADEAGSITLVGAGPGARDLLTLRAVERLQEADVVFYDRLVDAEVLELARRDAERVFVGKHVGAHAWPQDRISQAIVAEASKGRRVVRLKSGDPGIFGRAGEEVEAARAAGVAVEIVPGVTAASAAAASLGQSLTLRGQTDTLVLATGTGCADAPLPDCVRHAGPGTTVAVYMGARQVDRICAALAERGFPEDAQIDVCVDVSKGSQRLLSAALKDVPELLRSEAIDGCAILLVRWPKRLAQISARPVFQSSSNLIAGLINESRTVEERISVNVRA, encoded by the coding sequence ATGAAAAGCTTTCCGATGTTCTTTCGCACAAGCGGACGGCGCATTGTCATCGCCGGAGGTGGCGAGCAGGCTGCGCAAAAGGCGCGGCTGATCCTGAAAACCGACGCACAGATTGTGTTGGCCGCGCCCGAGCTTGATGAGGAATTGGCCGCATTGGTGGCAGATGGTCGGGCTGAGCATCATGCGCAGGCCCTGACGCCGGAAGCATTCTCCGGGGCCGCCATGGCCTTTATTGCTACCGGTTGCCCCGGATGGGACGCGGCCCTGCACGGGTTGGCCAAGGCCGCGCATTGCCCGGTGAATGTGGTCGATCGACCCGACCTTTGTGACATCACCACGCCGTCTATCGTGGACCGTGATCCGGTTGTGGTCGCCATCGGGACAGAGGGCACAGCCCCCGTTTTGGGGCGCGATCTGAAGACCCGGATCGAACAGATGCTGCCCGCGAATATCGGCGGGCTGGCCGCACTGGCGGGTCGTTTGCGCCCTGCGGTGGCGAACCATGTGCCCCGTGCGAAACGGCGCGCTTTCTGGGCCTGGGTTTTCAAATCAGGCCCGCGCGATGCCTGGGTCAGAGGCGCGGAACGCGAGGCAGCGCAACAGATCAAACAGGCCATCGCCACATCCGCTGCGCCAGGGGCGGATGAAGCTGGTTCTATCACATTGGTTGGTGCAGGGCCGGGCGCGCGCGATCTGCTTACCTTGCGCGCGGTTGAGCGGCTGCAGGAAGCCGATGTGGTTTTCTACGATCGGCTTGTGGATGCGGAGGTGTTGGAGCTTGCCCGCCGCGACGCGGAGCGGGTCTTTGTGGGTAAACATGTTGGCGCCCATGCCTGGCCGCAAGATCGCATCAGTCAGGCGATCGTGGCTGAGGCGTCAAAGGGTCGTCGGGTGGTGCGGTTGAAGTCGGGCGATCCGGGCATTTTCGGCCGTGCCGGTGAAGAGGTTGAAGCGGCGCGGGCTGCCGGTGTCGCGGTTGAGATCGTGCCGGGTGTGACCGCGGCCTCGGCTGCGGCGGCGTCGTTGGGGCAAAGCCTGACCCTGCGCGGTCAAACGGATACGCTGGTTTTGGCGACTGGCACTGGTTGCGCAGACGCGCCTTTGCCCGATTGCGTGCGCCACGCCGGGCCAGGAACGACCGTTGCGGTCTATATGGGCGCACGGCAAGTTGATCGGATTTGTGCAGCGCTTGCGGAGCGGGGGTTCCCCGAAGACGCGCAGATCGACGTTTGCGTGGATGTCTCGAAAGGAAGCCAGCGCCTGTTGTCAGCCGCATTGAAGGATGTTCCCGAATTGCTGAGATCTGAGGCGATAGACGGCTGCGCCATTTTGCTGGTCAGGTGGCCGAAAAGGCTTGCCCAGATCAGTGCAAGGCCTGTCTTCCAATCGAGCTCCAACCTAATTGCAGGTTTGATTAATGAATCGCGAACCGTCGAAGAGCGGATCTCTGTGAATGTCCGAGCCTAA
- a CDS encoding LysR family transcriptional regulator, whose translation MDEYRSLAVLAAVHDAGSFSAAGRRLKLSTSVVSHHVSKLEAKVGASLFFRSTRALSLTPEGKAILPAARAMVAAAKDALDVLAEANDQLVGSLRVTLPAFGDRNPFNRAILRFAHEHPMVAVSLHSSDQQVDLVKEGFDLAIRLGVLRDSALKSKRIGTFGRKIVASPDYLAKRPPIKTLTDLQSCDFIAMAMLPDTITLVCKEEQVSFQPENVRLEVHSLSAAKAGVLEGLGVQHLPDSEVDIEIAEGRLVEVLPRWSPPDLGIYAVWPDIGPQKKLTRKLIEFLERVERLDE comes from the coding sequence ATGGATGAATATCGTTCCCTCGCCGTTTTGGCCGCGGTCCATGACGCTGGAAGCTTCAGCGCAGCAGGGCGGCGCCTCAAGCTTTCGACCTCAGTCGTCAGCCATCATGTGTCGAAGCTGGAGGCCAAGGTCGGGGCATCGCTGTTTTTTCGCTCGACCCGGGCCTTGTCACTGACACCGGAAGGCAAAGCGATCCTGCCCGCCGCCCGCGCTATGGTCGCTGCTGCCAAGGACGCACTGGATGTTTTGGCCGAGGCAAACGATCAACTGGTCGGCTCGCTTCGGGTCACTCTGCCCGCCTTCGGAGATCGAAACCCGTTCAACCGGGCCATTCTGCGCTTTGCTCACGAGCATCCCATGGTCGCCGTGTCGCTCCATAGCAGCGACCAGCAGGTGGATTTGGTGAAAGAAGGCTTCGACTTGGCAATCCGGCTGGGAGTGCTGCGCGACAGTGCGCTGAAGAGCAAACGCATTGGCACGTTCGGGCGCAAGATCGTCGCAAGCCCTGACTATCTGGCGAAGCGACCACCGATCAAAACGCTGACCGATCTACAGAGCTGTGATTTCATCGCAATGGCGATGCTGCCCGACACAATCACACTTGTCTGCAAAGAGGAGCAGGTGAGTTTCCAGCCGGAAAATGTGCGCCTGGAGGTTCATTCATTGTCGGCCGCGAAGGCTGGAGTGCTGGAGGGACTGGGCGTTCAGCACCTCCCCGACAGTGAAGTGGACATCGAGATCGCAGAAGGCCGTTTGGTGGAAGTGCTTCCGCGATGGTCCCCACCTGATCTTGGCATCTACGCAGTTTGGCCCGACATAGGCCCCCAAAAGAAGCTCACGCGCAAACTGATCGAGTTTCTTGAGCGCGTGGAGCGCTTGGACGAATAG
- a CDS encoding DUF2218 domain-containing protein yields the protein MTQSNLHFSTTHASRYLQQLAKHFGHKVPVTFTPSEGEVSLPFGTCEMAATDAALSITVSGETRDIPRLEHFVGDHLARFAFRENPTLTWQRTA from the coding sequence ATGACACAGAGCAATCTACACTTCAGCACGACACATGCGTCCCGTTACCTTCAGCAACTGGCTAAGCACTTCGGACATAAGGTTCCGGTGACATTCACGCCTAGCGAGGGGGAAGTAAGCCTCCCCTTTGGCACTTGCGAAATGGCGGCAACAGACGCGGCATTGTCGATCACCGTTTCGGGAGAGACCCGCGATATCCCGCGTCTTGAGCACTTCGTAGGCGACCACCTCGCCCGCTTTGCATTCCGCGAAAACCCAACCCTGACCTGGCAGCGTACTGCCTGA